Genomic window (Gemmatimonadaceae bacterium):
TCATGGTCACCGCCCTGCAGGACTGGATGGACAAGCGTCAGGCTCTCGAAACGGGGGCGGATGATTTCATTGAGAAGCCCTTCGAGCTGGCCCGGCTGGTACAATCCGTCGAGCGGAACGCGGCACTACTTACGCCAGCCAGCTGACCTTGCCCAATTACCGCCGTTTTTTTCGGCGTGGAGAATCGCCCAAAGTCCCGACTGTACCGGAAAGCATCGATCCCATCCGACAGCGCATTCACGACCGGAAGGAACTGCTCGTTCTGTACTTCAACTTCGATCGCTACACAAAGATTGAAGAGATTTATGGCTGGGAACAGCTCGACCAGATACTCGAAACGACCGCGGACGCGATGCGCGAGTTTTTCGAGGGCAGCGTTCTCAGGGGTTCACAGATGATGGTGAGCTTCAACAACGATGACGACTTCGTCCTGTTTCATGTGCCTCAGGCGGGAGAGCCGGTTCCCACTGACGACGAGATCACGGCGCTCACCGCTCAGCTCCATGAGATCATTGCCGCAAAAGTCGAGGAGATGCACGGAGAGGACATCGCTGCTCTGTTCGACACGTTCGTCGGCCGTGCACACATTCATTTCGATTCGAAAATACGGCTGGAGCGCCAGTTGTACCGGGCAATCCGCGAGGCGGCCAGCTCGTCAAACAGCGTCGAACAGAGAGAGTTCGGGCGTAAGGCCGCCGATCTGAGAGAGACACTCCGCATCGGTGCTTTATACATCGACTATCACCCGATTGTGGTCGCGGACACCAAGGATATTTTCGGATATGAAGCGCTGGCGCGCGGAAAAATGAAAAGCATGCGCCGGCCGGAAGTGATGTTCGAGGTGGCCGCTCAGACAGACATGATCTGGGAATTGAGCCGCCTCTGCCGCAACACTGCCATCGGTGGAATGGATGAGCGTCTGCAAGAAAACCAGCTGTTGTTCATCAATGTCGATCCGCATGATTTCACAGATCCGATGTTCACCGAGATGGATCTGGACGTGCCGGACCCGAGCCGGGTGGTATTGGAGATCACCGAAAGAACGGCCATCCGCGACTATCCCAAATTCCGCGGCCGGCTGAAAGACTTTCGCGATCGCGGATACAGATTCGCCGTCGATGACGCGGGCAGCGGTTATGCCGGGCTGGGTTCGATCGCCAACCTCGAGCCCGATTTCATCAAACTCGACATTTCATTGATCAACTGCATCAACGACAATTTCATCAAGCAGAGCATGGTTGAAATGGTCGTCAGGTTTGCGAACGACCAGAAAGCGATGGTGATTGCGGAAGGCGTGGAGACCAAAGAGGAATACGACACTGTGAAGCAGCTCGGCGTACATCTGGTTCAGGGATTTTATCTGCACCCCCCCGCGCCACCGCCGGCCACGCCTGGCGCAACGGCCTGAGAGGAAACCCCGGGCGGCACCTGCCGGACTACGGGCGTCCCATCACCGACAGCGCAGTGCCGTAGACCAGCGACTCGGCAATCTCCACTGAGCGGTCCGCGGCGCCCAGTTCCGATTCAACCACCCGGCGCGCTCCGGACCGCGCCTTTCTGAGCACCTCGGCATTCCCGAACCAGATCCTGATTCGCGTCGCTATGTCCCCCACGCCCGTGCAACGCGCCGCTCCTCCACCCGCCACAAGCAGGGCGGCGTCGCGGTTGTCGAGGTGTCTGGGTCCGACAATTACCGGTATTCCGAACGCTGCCGGCTCGAGCAGAGAGTGCAGTCCGGCACCGCGAAAACCTCCGCCAACGTATGCTGCATCTCCGACTGCATACAAGTCGCCAAGAATGCCGTACTGATCTACCAGCACAACATCGGCCTGGGCTCCCGCCGGGTCACTTGTTCGCGCAACTGAAAGCGAAGCAGTCGCGGCCCAGCGCTCGATTGATGCGAGGCGCTTGGCCGATAGTTCGTGTGGTGCGATTATCAGCCGCACGGCAGGCATCGCGCGACGGACCTGCACCCATGCCGGCAGCAGCCGTTCTTCGTCGCTCCGCCAGGTCGACCCGGCCACCAGCGTCGGTCTTGGATCGCGAAACCGCTCCAGAAGTTGTGCTCGGGCCTGCGACGTTTCGCCGGCACGTGACCAGACCTGATCGTACCGCGTGTCGCCGGTAACGATCAACCGCTCAGGGCGCACACCGACTTCGATCAATCTCTGTGCGTCGCCGGGAGCGATGGCGCCTACAGCGTCGAGTGCACCGTAGGCGTCAGTAAGCGCCGCTTTCGCGATCCGGGACATTCTACCGGATGATTGCGGCATCGTCGCGCTCAACAGCCCGAGCTTCGTCCCGCGCAGGGATGCGCGCTCCACAAGAAACGGCCAGACGTCAAGCTTGCTGAAGATCAGCGCGGAAGGTCGCAGAGCGTCAAGAATCGGGTCGGCAGCGTCGCTCGAATCGAATGGCAGGTAGTCGGCGAAATCCGCGCCCATCTTTGCCGCAAACTGTTTGGCGCTTGGCGAAAAAAAAGTATAGACGATCTGTGAGTCGGCATGCCGTTCCCGGAATCTCTCCAGCACCGGGAGCGCCTGAAGACCTTCGCCAACCGACGGTGCGTGCAGCCACACGAGGGGCCGGTCCATGTCCCGATTCGTCTCTGCCCATTGCCGATAACGTTGCAGCAGCCCGCGCCGGGCGCTGAGAGCAGTGAGCAACTTCGAAGAATGCCGGGGTGCCACGGCCACCAATGCCCGGCTGAACATACCCGCTGCCGCGTATGGAACGCGGACGATCGGGTTCACTTCCTTGCTATTGCCGAATCTAGCGCCGGACGAAGTGCCTCGATTGGCTGCGAGCCCAGGAAAATCTGGTTCCCAATCAGGAAGCTCGGGGTCGACCGAACACCTGCTGCCTGAGCGCGCGCCTGATCCGCTTCGATCAGCGATCGCATCTTCCCGCCATCGACGCATGCCTTCCATGCCGGATTGTTCACGCCGACGCGGGTCGCAATGGAGTCGAGCAGCGTTCGTGGGGATGACATCGGCCCCCATTGAGCCTGGGTTTCAAACAAGCCGTCGTGATACTCCCAGAATTTCCCCTGCGCGCCCGCACACATGGCGGCTTCCGCCGTCGGGATCGCATTTCGATGTTGCGACAGGGGATAATTGATATACGCCAGCTTTACCTTACCCGTCCGTACATATTCCGCAACGAGCGCCCGATAGGTTTCGTCGTGCCACGTCTTGCAGAACGGACACTGAAAATCGCTCGCGACTATCACCCATGTTTTCGCCGACGTGTCGCCGAGCACGCGGCCGCGGTCGGCAGCGGCGACGACAGGATCAGTTACGGCTGCCTGCGCAGGTGTCGATATGGCGGTGGCGCTCGCTGGCGAAGGCGTGCTTTCGGCTGGCCGAGGGGCGCCGTTGGTCGGTCCGCAGGCGCTCGTCAGCAGCGTCAGGAGCATTGCGGCACTGAAGTTGACTTGAATGGTCGTCATTGGCTAAATAGGTGTCGCGAACGGGGTTGAAATCAAGGGTGGAGATACGATTCTCAAAATAACGGTCGCGCGCAAGCATGGCGCGGCGACGCAGGATATAACGACGGACATTACCCGGCGCGGTTCAGCGTGGCGGAGCTCTCTGGATGCACCTCGCTGCCTGCGGCGGGCGTCTGGTGTTCTCATCGGCGCCGTAGTTCTGGCGGTTACGGCGGGATTACCCGCGTCGGCCGGCGCCCAGCAGGTGGCTTTGCCAGCACCAACCGGGCTGGTCAACGATTTTGCGAATGTCATCGATGAAGCGGCTGAAAGCCGGATGACGCGTGTCGCCGAGGATGTGCGGGCCAAATCGCGGGGCGAGATCGCAATCGTGACGCTGCCAAGTATCGGCGTTGAGAACGTTGCCGACGTGGCGCTGCGAATCGGCCGGGAATGGAAAGTGGGGAAAGTGGGAAATCCCGGCGATCCCACGCGAAATGCCGGCGCGGTGATTCTGCTGGTGCCGAAGGAGACGAATTCCGACGGCCGGGGCCGCTGTTTCGTGCTTACAGGGCAGGGAACCGAGGGATTCATTACTGACGCAACAGCCGCTGAGATCTGCCGCGAGGCAACGCCGGCGTTCAGGGTACGCGATTACTCGACTGGAATCGAGCTGATCACCCTTCGAACGGCGCAGCGTTTCGCCAACGAGTTCAATTTTTCGATCGATACCGCGCTCGTCCCGGTTGAGCCGGTTTATGCCCCGCGCAGGCAGAGCCGCGGGATTCCGCCATTTGTATTCGTCATTCTTTTTTTCATTGTTCTTCAGGTTTTGAGCAGGGCGAGTCGCCGCGGCCAGCAGGGTAAGCGCGGCAGGCGCGACGGGTGTGGCGGAGGGATGCCGATCATCATGCCAATTCCGATGGGGGGAAGAGGCGGAAGCTGGGGCGGCGGAGGGTTTGGCGGGGGAGGCGGCGGGTTTGGCGGCTTCGGCGGCGGTGGCGGTTTTGCCGGCGGCGGCGGGGGATCGGATTGGTAATGATGACGACGGTGAGTGCTGGTTCGCTCGTTCTTAACTCAGGCGGGATGCAACGATGGCGATGACACTTGATCAGCTTGTCGAGCAACTTCGGAAAGCCTACGGGCCGACTCTTCGCTCCGTTCTTCTTTACGGATCGGCGGTGGCCGGGGAGCATATTGCAAAACGGTCTGATTACAATGTGCTGCTGGTTCTGGATGCCGTTCCTCTGGAGCGGCTTGCCGCAGTCGGCGCCGTGCTCAGGTCGTGGACTGAAGCCGGTAATTCCTCGCCGATGACATTCACTGCTTCGGAATGGAAATCGTCGGCAGATGTTTTCCCGATGGAATACTCGGATATTCTCGAGCGGCACCGTGTCCTGTACGGAGAGGACGTGACCGAGGGAATCAATGTCGCCCGGAGCGATCTGCGGCTGGAAGTTGAGCAGCAGTCACTGGGAAAGCTTCTGCATCTGAGGCGTGGTGCCATGGCGGCCGGTGGAGATTCCCAGGCTCAGCTCGAATTGCTCGAGGCCAGTCTCAGTGCGATTATGGTCGTATTCCGCGGGGTTTCGCGGCTCCATGGAGAAGTGCCGGCTCAGGATTATCTGGCGCTGACGACCGACATTGCGATGAAATCAGGGTTTGATGCCGAACCGATCATGCGGGTCGTTCGACATGTGCGAGGCTCCGAGAAGCTGAAGAAGGAGGCAGCAACGGCGGTACTTGGCGGCTATATGGCAGCGATGGAAGCCCTTGTATCGTACCTCGATAATTACGCGGCATGAACTTTTCGATGAGTTTTGCGTAGGTTACTCCGATCACTTCAAGAGGCATCCTAAAAATGAAACGCCACGTTCTGATGTTGCTCGCTCCGCTGGCGCTCGCCGGCTGTGGATACAACCGGATACAGACGCTCGATGAGCAGGCAGCACAGTCGAAGCAGCAGATCGAAGTTCAGCTTCAGCGCCGCGCAGAGCTGGTGCCGAATCTGGTTGCGACCGTGAAGGGATACGCCAGTCAGGAGGAGGCGATCTTCACTCAGGTTGCGACTGCACGGGCTGGACTTCTCGGTGCCGTGCGATCGGGCGATCCAGGGCAGCAGGTTGCCGCAAACAATCAGTTGACGGGCGCGCTTAACCGACTGCTCGCGATCTCCGAGGCGTATCCGCAGCTCAAGTCCGATCAGAATTTTCTGCGGCTGCAGGACGAACTCGCCGGTACCGAGAACAGGATTGCGGTTTCGCGGAGCGATTACAATACGGCTGTCGGAACATACAACACGTACATCCGCGGATTTCCGCAGAAGCTCACGGCGATGGTTACCGGGGCGAATGCGCGGACGTACTACGATGCCCCTGCTGGCGCGGACGTCGCGCCGACAGTGGATTTCTCGAAGCCGCGCGGCGTGATTACGCGGTAGGGCACGTAACGCTAAAAAATCTACGGGCGGCGTTCCATTTCAGCCGCTCGTAACCCGGGTCAACGCGCGGTCGAGTACATCGAGTGCAAAATCAGCATCGTCCGGCGTGATGCACATCGGCGGCTTGATGCGCAGCACGTTGCCATCGAGTCCGCCCTTGCCGAGCAGGACTCCCATTTCGCGCGCATGCTCTAGCACCTGCAAAGCCGCGTCTTTCGCGGGTGCGCGGGTCTCGCGATCAGTCACGAGCTCGACTCCGATCATGAGGCCCATGCCGCGAACATCGCCAATCAGCGTGTGACGGCCCTGTAGCTTGCGAAGCCCGCGCATGAAGTGCGCGCCGATGACACGGCAGTTTTCCTGCAGACCGTCCTCCTCGATTACCTCGAGCACCGCCAGCCCGGCCGCCATCGAAACCGCGTTCCCCCCGAAAGTATTGAAGTGAATCCGCTGCTTGAGCGTCTCTGCGATTTCACGCCGGGTTGTCACTGCGGCAAGAGGAACTCCGTTGCCGATTCCCTTGGCCATGGTGACGATGTCAGGCGTCACGCCGAAGTTCTGAAATCCCCAGTAGTGCTCGCCGGTGCGCCCGAAACCCGTCTGCACTTCGTCGGCAATGCACAGTCCGCCATGCTCGCGTACGACCGCATATGCCTCTTTCAGATAATTGGGCGCGCCGTGCGTGGCGCCGCCGACCCCCTGGATCGGCTCGGCGATA
Coding sequences:
- a CDS encoding TPM domain-containing protein, whose amino-acid sequence is MPAPTGLVNDFANVIDEAAESRMTRVAEDVRAKSRGEIAIVTLPSIGVENVADVALRIGREWKVGKVGNPGDPTRNAGAVILLVPKETNSDGRGRCFVLTGQGTEGFITDATAAEICREATPAFRVRDYSTGIELITLRTAQRFANEFNFSIDTALVPVEPVYAPRRQSRGIPPFVFVILFFIVLQVLSRASRRGQQGKRGRRDGCGGGMPIIMPIPMGGRGGSWGGGGFGGGGGGFGGFGGGGGFAGGGGGSDW
- a CDS encoding glycosyltransferase N-terminal domain-containing protein codes for the protein MFSRALVAVAPRHSSKLLTALSARRGLLQRYRQWAETNRDMDRPLVWLHAPSVGEGLQALPVLERFRERHADSQIVYTFFSPSAKQFAAKMGADFADYLPFDSSDAADPILDALRPSALIFSKLDVWPFLVERASLRGTKLGLLSATMPQSSGRMSRIAKAALTDAYGALDAVGAIAPGDAQRLIEVGVRPERLIVTGDTRYDQVWSRAGETSQARAQLLERFRDPRPTLVAGSTWRSDEERLLPAWVQVRRAMPAVRLIIAPHELSAKRLASIERWAATASLSVARTSDPAGAQADVVLVDQYGILGDLYAVGDAAYVGGGFRGAGLHSLLEPAAFGIPVIVGPRHLDNRDAALLVAGGGAARCTGVGDIATRIRIWFGNAEVLRKARSGARRVVESELGAADRSVEIAESLVYGTALSVMGRP
- a CDS encoding thioredoxin domain-containing protein, whose translation is MTTIQVNFSAAMLLTLLTSACGPTNGAPRPAESTPSPASATAISTPAQAAVTDPVVAAADRGRVLGDTSAKTWVIVASDFQCPFCKTWHDETYRALVAEYVRTGKVKLAYINYPLSQHRNAIPTAEAAMCAGAQGKFWEYHDGLFETQAQWGPMSSPRTLLDSIATRVGVNNPAWKACVDGGKMRSLIEADQARAQAAGVRSTPSFLIGNQIFLGSQPIEALRPALDSAIARK
- a CDS encoding LemA family protein encodes the protein MKRHVLMLLAPLALAGCGYNRIQTLDEQAAQSKQQIEVQLQRRAELVPNLVATVKGYASQEEAIFTQVATARAGLLGAVRSGDPGQQVAANNQLTGALNRLLAISEAYPQLKSDQNFLRLQDELAGTENRIAVSRSDYNTAVGTYNTYIRGFPQKLTAMVTGANARTYYDAPAGADVAPTVDFSKPRGVITR
- a CDS encoding EAL domain-containing protein, whose protein sequence is MPNYRRFFRRGESPKVPTVPESIDPIRQRIHDRKELLVLYFNFDRYTKIEEIYGWEQLDQILETTADAMREFFEGSVLRGSQMMVSFNNDDDFVLFHVPQAGEPVPTDDEITALTAQLHEIIAAKVEEMHGEDIAALFDTFVGRAHIHFDSKIRLERQLYRAIREAASSSNSVEQREFGRKAADLRETLRIGALYIDYHPIVVADTKDIFGYEALARGKMKSMRRPEVMFEVAAQTDMIWELSRLCRNTAIGGMDERLQENQLLFINVDPHDFTDPMFTEMDLDVPDPSRVVLEITERTAIRDYPKFRGRLKDFRDRGYRFAVDDAGSGYAGLGSIANLEPDFIKLDISLINCINDNFIKQSMVEMVVRFANDQKAMVIAEGVETKEEYDTVKQLGVHLVQGFYLHPPAPPPATPGATA